From the genome of Hathewaya histolytica, one region includes:
- the rnpM gene encoding RNase P modulator RnpM, translating to MKIKKVPERMCVGCMEMKPKKKLIRIVKSKDGDISIDLVGKAPGRGAYICQSIECLDKAFKTRRLERNLSHNIQEEIYLKLRNQINNEE from the coding sequence ATGAAAATTAAAAAAGTTCCAGAAAGAATGTGTGTAGGTTGCATGGAGATGAAACCTAAGAAAAAGTTGATTAGAATTGTTAAAAGTAAAGATGGGGATATTTCCATAGACCTTGTAGGAAAAGCACCTGGAAGAGGGGCATACATCTGTCAAAGTATAGAGTGTTTAGATAAAGCCTTTAAAACAAGAAGATTAGAAAGGAATTTATCACATAATATACAAGAAGAAATTTATCTTAAGTTAAGGAATCAAATAAATAATGAAGAATAA
- the nusA gene encoding transcription termination factor NusA, protein MNEEFIAALKEIVKDKGISEDFLFTAIEDALVSAYKKNYSKYTNNSQNVKVTIDRVLGDIHVYAQKKVIDGLWDEINEIELEDAKEIDPRYEEGDVIDIEVTPREFGRVAAQSAKQVVVQRIKEAERNVVYEELLEKEFDIITGTVLRKDKGNVFIHLGKLEAILGPNEQIPTEKYDFNQKIKLYIVEVKKTTKGPQVVISRTHPGLVKRLFELEVPEIFEGIVEIKGISREAGSRSKVAVFSKDENVDPMGACVGPKGIRVQNIVDELNDEKIDIIQWNSDPTIFIANALSPAKVLKVIIESEESKSAKIIVDDSQLSLAIGKEGQNVRLAARLTGWKIDIKSKSQVDNVEEILIEEE, encoded by the coding sequence ATGAATGAAGAATTTATAGCTGCGCTTAAAGAAATTGTAAAGGATAAAGGCATTAGTGAAGACTTTTTATTTACTGCAATAGAAGATGCCCTTGTATCAGCTTATAAAAAGAATTATTCAAAATACACAAATAATAGTCAAAATGTTAAAGTTACAATAGACAGAGTTTTGGGTGATATTCATGTTTATGCACAGAAAAAAGTTATAGATGGACTTTGGGATGAAATAAATGAAATAGAACTTGAAGATGCCAAGGAAATTGACCCAAGATATGAAGAAGGCGATGTAATAGACATAGAAGTCACTCCAAGGGAGTTTGGAAGAGTGGCAGCTCAATCAGCAAAGCAAGTTGTTGTACAAAGAATAAAAGAAGCTGAAAGAAATGTAGTATATGAAGAATTATTGGAAAAGGAATTTGATATTATTACTGGTACTGTATTAAGAAAAGATAAGGGAAATGTATTTATTCACCTTGGAAAGCTAGAAGCTATTTTAGGACCTAATGAACAAATTCCAACAGAAAAATATGACTTTAATCAAAAAATTAAACTTTATATCGTAGAGGTTAAAAAAACTACAAAAGGACCACAGGTAGTTATATCAAGAACTCACCCTGGGCTTGTAAAAAGGCTATTTGAACTTGAAGTTCCAGAAATATTTGAAGGCATTGTTGAAATTAAAGGCATTTCTAGGGAAGCAGGTTCAAGAAGCAAAGTTGCAGTTTTCTCTAAGGATGAAAATGTAGATCCAATGGGTGCTTGCGTAGGGCCAAAAGGGATTAGAGTTCAAAATATTGTGGACGAATTAAATGATGAGAAAATTGATATTATACAATGGAATAGTGACCCTACAATATTTATTGCAAATGCTTTAAGCCCAGCTAAGGTTTTAAAAGTAATAATCGAGAGTGAAGAATCTAAATCAGCTAAAATAATAGTTGATGATAGTCAGCTCTCTTTGGCTATTGGAAAAGAAGGCCAAAATGTTAGATTAGCTGCAAGACTTACAGGATGGAAGATAGATATAAAAAGTAAATCTCAAGTAGATAACGTAGAAGAGATCCTAATAGAGGAAGAATAA
- the rimP gene encoding ribosome maturation factor RimP, which produces MNETLIAKLTEVIKPLVINEGYELYHLEFVKEGGEDYLRVYIDNNNGITLDDCVKINKVVSDALDIEDPIPGFYYLEISSPGLDRVLHTEEHLNRYLNSTVNVKLRNLIQGKKILEGILKGFNSESVMIVLKEEEISLNRNNIISITLKGEY; this is translated from the coding sequence ATGAATGAGACTTTAATAGCTAAATTAACAGAAGTTATAAAGCCATTGGTAATAAATGAAGGGTATGAGCTTTATCATCTTGAATTTGTAAAAGAGGGTGGAGAAGATTACTTAAGAGTTTATATAGATAATAATAATGGTATTACTCTTGATGATTGTGTGAAAATTAATAAAGTTGTAAGTGACGCTTTAGATATAGAGGATCCTATTCCAGGGTTTTATTATCTAGAAATTTCTTCACCAGGACTAGATAGAGTATTACATACAGAAGAACATTTAAATAGATATTTAAATTCTACAGTTAATGTAAAATTAAGAAATTTAATACAAGGTAAAAAAATATTAGAGGGTATCCTAAAGGGATTTAACTCAGAAAGTGTTATGATAGTTTTAAAAGAAGAAGAAATTTCTTTAAATAGAAATAACATCATCAGTATTACTTTAAAAGGGGAGTATTAA
- a CDS encoding PolC-type DNA polymerase III, with protein sequence MDVILQVLKEKLKEEEFLKLKDFRFLKVQYYKTLNKISLILKGKNALGVSLQEDIKIILKDFFKCFDEIELIFYKDISDIKLQDICNEYWIELVENISDKMPLFKECLLNSKRVIKEDTLSIYYGNSFVCKFLKEKNIEKLVSDRIYEIFDVRCNVIIDYIDELKDINYFEEKEKENFGIIKNVLSNQIVSNNKYENNTKKDHRKKEYNNSIKENSNQVLGKNIIEEPIPIKDINLDLGKACIEGDLFKLEIKETKTGKTFFIFNITDYTSSITLKCFPNQNAVEKLTEELKKGCHYKIKGDVTYDKFINENIIFAHHITKLDKIEKLDLCDEKRVELHLHTNMSSMDGITSAKKLVERAAKWGHKAVAITDHGVAQAFPDAMEAGKKNKIKVIYGVEAYFVDDGESIILGGEDTTIEDEFVVFDIETTGFSSENDKIIEIGAVKIKDGVIIDSFNEFVNPNKSIPYNITELTGITNDMVIDKDDISIVLPKFMHFLGDSVVVAHNSTFDTSFIRKNCRDLNMDFNNPIMDTIPLSKFLYPELKRYKLNVVAKHLNISLENHHRAVDDARATGEILIKSFEKLKELNILKMGDLNKEFLGNFNIKSAFTSHLIILCKNQIGIKNLYKLISFSNLDHFYKKPRIPKSLIEQYREGLIIGSACEAGQVFKEVLMGKTYDELKETLSFYDYLEIQPIGNNKFLVDSGRVKDEEELRNINKRIYNIGKKANLPVVATGDVHFLDPQDEVFRRILMAGQGFSDADNQPPLYFKTTEEMLKEFSYLGDDISREVVIKNTNLIADMIEEVKPIPEETYTPKIDGAEEDIKKMTLDKAYSIYGNPLPEVVQKRLDKELNSIINNGYAVLYLIAHKLVAKSVEDGYLVGSRGSVGSSFVATMCNITEVNGLPPHYVCPKCKYSEFILDGSVGSGVDMEDKNCPKCGELFYRDGFDIPFETFLGFEGDKEPDIDLNFSGDNQGEIHKYTEVLFGEGHTFKAGTIGTIADKTAYGFVKKYLDERGINVPNAEIERLTEGCTGVKRTTGQHPGGIMVVPSDNEIFNFCPIQHPADDSQSDIITTHFDYHSISGRLLKLDILGHDDPTVLRMLKDITGLDPKTVPLDDEAVLSLFTCTDALGITKEQLGCEVGTYGLPEFGTKFVRQMLLDTKPETFSDLVRISGLSHGTDVWLNNAQYFIKEGYTTLRDCIATRDDIMVYLIYKGLPPKIAFTIMEKVRKGRGLTEEHENIMKEHKVPSWYIESCKKIKYMFPKGHAVAYVMMAIRIAYFKVHYPRAYYASYFTVRGDDFDGDLVIRGDDAIINKMGELYEQGNNISVKDKGLLTTLEICHEMFQRGIKFLPCDIYKSSSVKFILEDDSIRLPLSALQGVGKNAAKSIEEARVNGEFISKEDLRNRAKVTKTVIEALDKHGCLRGLPDTNQLSFFTEEIGII encoded by the coding sequence ATGGATGTAATACTACAGGTGCTTAAGGAAAAATTAAAAGAAGAAGAGTTTTTAAAACTTAAAGATTTTAGATTTCTAAAGGTACAGTATTATAAAACTTTAAATAAAATTAGTTTAATTTTAAAAGGTAAAAATGCTCTTGGAGTTTCCTTACAAGAAGACATAAAGATAATATTAAAAGACTTTTTTAAGTGTTTCGATGAAATTGAACTTATATTTTATAAAGATATTTCTGATATAAAATTACAAGATATTTGTAACGAATATTGGATAGAATTAGTTGAAAATATATCAGATAAAATGCCCCTTTTTAAAGAATGTCTTTTAAATTCTAAAAGGGTTATAAAAGAAGATACATTAAGTATCTATTATGGCAATAGTTTTGTATGTAAATTTTTAAAAGAAAAGAATATAGAAAAATTAGTTTCTGATCGTATTTATGAAATTTTTGATGTTAGATGTAATGTAATTATAGATTATATAGATGAACTAAAAGACATAAATTATTTTGAAGAAAAGGAAAAAGAGAACTTTGGAATAATAAAAAATGTTTTAAGTAATCAAATAGTTTCAAATAATAAATATGAAAATAATACTAAAAAGGATCACAGGAAAAAGGAATACAATAATTCTATTAAAGAAAATAGTAACCAAGTTTTAGGCAAAAATATTATTGAAGAACCTATACCTATTAAAGATATAAATCTAGATTTGGGAAAAGCGTGTATAGAAGGAGATTTGTTTAAGTTAGAAATAAAGGAAACTAAAACAGGAAAAACTTTCTTTATATTTAACATTACAGATTATACTAGCTCCATTACATTAAAATGTTTTCCAAATCAAAATGCGGTAGAAAAATTAACAGAAGAATTAAAGAAAGGTTGTCACTATAAAATCAAAGGGGATGTTACTTACGATAAGTTTATTAATGAAAATATCATTTTTGCCCATCATATAACAAAGCTAGATAAAATTGAAAAGTTAGATTTATGTGATGAAAAGAGAGTTGAGTTACACTTACATACTAATATGAGTTCTATGGATGGAATAACTTCCGCGAAAAAATTAGTAGAAAGGGCAGCTAAATGGGGACATAAGGCCGTGGCTATCACAGATCATGGAGTGGCTCAAGCATTTCCAGACGCCATGGAGGCTGGTAAAAAGAATAAAATAAAGGTTATTTACGGAGTAGAAGCTTATTTTGTAGATGATGGTGAATCTATAATATTAGGTGGAGAAGATACTACTATAGAAGATGAATTTGTAGTTTTTGATATTGAAACTACAGGATTTTCTAGTGAAAATGATAAGATTATTGAAATTGGTGCAGTAAAAATAAAAGATGGGGTAATAATAGATTCATTTAATGAATTTGTAAATCCCAATAAATCCATACCATATAACATCACAGAACTTACAGGCATTACAAATGATATGGTAATAGATAAAGATGATATAAGTATTGTTTTACCTAAATTTATGCATTTTTTAGGTGATTCAGTAGTAGTTGCACATAATTCCACCTTTGATACCTCATTCATACGAAAAAATTGTAGGGATTTAAATATGGATTTTAATAATCCAATTATGGATACTATACCTTTAAGTAAATTTCTATATCCAGAATTAAAAAGATATAAGTTAAATGTTGTAGCAAAACATCTTAATATTTCTCTAGAAAATCACCATAGAGCTGTGGATGATGCAAGAGCTACTGGTGAGATTTTAATAAAATCTTTTGAAAAATTGAAAGAACTTAACATACTAAAAATGGGAGATTTAAATAAAGAATTTTTAGGGAACTTTAATATAAAATCAGCATTTACCTCTCATCTTATAATTCTTTGTAAAAATCAGATAGGAATTAAAAATTTATATAAATTGATTTCTTTTTCTAATCTGGATCATTTTTATAAAAAACCACGTATACCTAAAAGCTTAATTGAACAATATAGGGAAGGTTTGATTATAGGATCAGCTTGTGAAGCAGGTCAAGTATTTAAAGAGGTTTTAATGGGAAAAACCTACGATGAATTAAAAGAAACCTTATCTTTCTATGATTATTTAGAAATACAACCTATAGGAAATAATAAATTTTTAGTTGATAGTGGTAGAGTAAAAGATGAAGAAGAGTTAAGAAATATAAATAAAAGAATTTACAATATAGGCAAAAAAGCTAATCTACCAGTAGTTGCAACAGGAGATGTACACTTTTTAGATCCTCAAGATGAGGTGTTTAGAAGAATTTTAATGGCTGGACAAGGATTTAGTGATGCAGATAATCAACCACCTCTTTATTTTAAGACTACAGAAGAAATGTTAAAAGAGTTTTCTTATTTAGGGGATGATATTTCAAGAGAAGTTGTAATTAAAAATACTAATTTAATTGCTGATATGATAGAAGAAGTTAAACCCATACCAGAAGAAACGTATACACCTAAGATTGATGGTGCTGAAGAAGATATAAAGAAAATGACATTAGACAAAGCTTATTCTATATATGGGAATCCGTTACCGGAAGTAGTCCAAAAAAGATTGGATAAAGAGCTTAACTCAATTATAAATAATGGATATGCAGTATTATATTTAATTGCACATAAATTAGTTGCAAAATCAGTGGAGGATGGGTACTTAGTAGGGTCTAGGGGATCTGTAGGTTCTTCATTTGTAGCCACTATGTGTAATATTACAGAAGTAAATGGTCTTCCACCACATTATGTATGTCCAAAATGTAAGTATAGTGAATTTATATTGGATGGCTCTGTAGGATCAGGAGTGGATATGGAAGATAAAAATTGTCCTAAATGTGGTGAATTGTTTTATAGAGATGGTTTTGATATACCCTTTGAAACTTTCTTAGGATTTGAAGGAGACAAGGAACCTGATATAGACCTTAATTTTTCAGGAGATAACCAGGGAGAGATTCATAAATACACAGAGGTACTTTTCGGTGAAGGACATACTTTTAAGGCAGGAACAATAGGAACTATTGCAGATAAAACTGCCTATGGGTTTGTAAAAAAATATTTAGATGAAAGAGGAATAAATGTACCTAATGCCGAGATAGAGAGGCTAACAGAGGGATGCACTGGAGTTAAAAGGACTACAGGGCAACATCCAGGCGGTATTATGGTTGTTCCTAGCGATAATGAAATATTTAACTTCTGCCCCATACAACATCCAGCTGATGACTCTCAATCAGATATTATAACTACACATTTTGACTATCATTCAATAAGTGGTAGACTTTTGAAATTAGATATACTTGGCCATGATGACCCAACAGTTCTTAGGATGTTAAAAGATATAACAGGATTAGATCCTAAAACCGTACCTTTAGATGATGAGGCTGTGCTAAGTCTGTTTACTTGTACAGATGCGCTAGGGATTACTAAGGAACAATTAGGTTGCGAAGTTGGAACATATGGTCTACCGGAATTTGGCACAAAGTTTGTACGTCAAATGCTCCTAGATACAAAGCCAGAGACTTTTTCTGATTTAGTGAGAATATCAGGACTATCTCATGGTACTGATGTTTGGCTTAACAATGCTCAATATTTTATTAAGGAAGGATACACTACATTAAGAGATTGTATAGCAACCAGAGACGACATAATGGTTTATTTAATATATAAAGGACTTCCTCCCAAAATAGCATTTACTATAATGGAAAAGGTAAGAAAAGGAAGAGGTCTTACTGAAGAACATGAAAATATAATGAAGGAGCATAAAGTACCTAGTTGGTATATTGAATCTTGTAAGAAGATAAAATATATGTTCCCTAAAGGTCATGCTGTTGCCTATGTTATGATGGCAATTAGAATCGCTTATTTTAAAGTTCACTACCCTAGAGCTTATTATGCTTCGTATTTTACTGTTAGAGGTGATGATTTTGATGGTGACCTTGTAATAAGAGGTGACGATGCTATCATAAATAAAATGGGTGAACTATATGAGCAGGGTAATAATATAAGTGTAAAAGACAAAGGTCTTCTTACAACTCTTGAAATATGTCATGAAATGTTTCAAAGGGGCATAAAGTTTTTACCTTGTGATATATACAAATCAAGTTCAGTTAAATTTATACTAGAAGATGATAGTATCAGACTTCCGCTTAGTGCACTTCAAGGTGTAGGTAAAAATGCAGCTAAGAGTATAGAAGAAGCTAGAGTAAATGGTGAATTTATTTCTAAGGAAGACTTGAGAAATAGAGCAAAAGTCACAAAAACTGTAATTGAGGCACTGGATAAACACGGATGCTTAAGAGGATTACCTGATACAAATCAACTTTCTTTTTTCACCGAAGAAATTGGAATTATATAA
- the ispG gene encoding flavodoxin-dependent (E)-4-hydroxy-3-methylbut-2-enyl-diphosphate synthase: MDRRKTREVKVGNIKIGGNNKVAVQSMTNTDTRDVLKTVNQIKELESVKCDIVRCAIPDKIAAEAIKDIVKSVNIPVVADIHFDYRLALKVIENGVSAVRINPGNIGSEERIREVIMAAKDRNIPIRIGVNSGSLEKELLQKYGSPTAEALVESALRNVEILQKYNFDNIVISIKSSDVFKTIQGYRLLSKQVDYPLHLGVTEAGTIFSGTIKSSIGMGTLLADGIGDTLRISLTGDVKEEVKVGREILKSLGYIEDGIKFVSCPTCGRTQINLIKIAEEAEKRLAGINKNIKVAVMGCAVNGPGEARDADIGIAGGNGEGLIFKKGIIIRRVKEEDLIEELIKEVNNFEE, translated from the coding sequence ATAGATAGAAGAAAAACAAGAGAAGTTAAAGTAGGGAACATAAAGATAGGTGGTAATAATAAAGTAGCTGTTCAGTCTATGACTAATACAGATACTCGTGATGTTTTAAAAACTGTTAATCAAATAAAAGAATTAGAAAGCGTTAAATGTGATATTGTAAGATGTGCTATTCCTGATAAAATAGCAGCAGAAGCGATAAAAGATATTGTAAAGTCTGTAAATATACCAGTTGTAGCAGATATTCACTTTGATTATAGATTAGCTTTAAAGGTAATAGAAAATGGTGTTTCTGCAGTTAGAATAAATCCAGGGAATATTGGTAGTGAAGAAAGAATTAGAGAAGTTATAATGGCTGCAAAGGATAGAAATATACCTATAAGAATTGGAGTAAATTCTGGTTCTTTAGAAAAAGAGCTTTTACAGAAATATGGTAGTCCCACAGCAGAGGCATTAGTAGAAAGTGCTCTAAGAAATGTTGAGATTTTACAAAAATACAACTTTGATAATATAGTTATTTCAATAAAATCTTCTGATGTATTTAAAACTATACAAGGATATAGGTTACTTTCAAAACAAGTAGATTACCCATTACATTTAGGTGTAACAGAGGCAGGAACTATATTCTCTGGTACAATAAAATCTTCTATAGGTATGGGAACATTGCTTGCTGATGGAATTGGAGATACATTAAGAATCTCCTTAACAGGTGATGTGAAAGAAGAGGTTAAAGTAGGAAGGGAGATTCTGAAGTCTTTAGGATATATTGAAGATGGAATAAAATTTGTTTCTTGTCCTACTTGTGGAAGAACACAAATAAATTTAATCAAAATTGCTGAGGAAGCGGAAAAAAGACTTGCAGGCATAAATAAAAACATAAAAGTTGCTGTTATGGGGTGTGCCGTTAATGGGCCTGGTGAAGCTAGAGATGCTGATATAGGTATAGCAGGTGGTAATGGTGAAGGCTTAATCTTTAAAAAAGGTATTATTATTAGAAGGGTTAAGGAAGAAGATTTAATTGAAGAACTTATAAAGGAAGTAAATAACTTTGAGGAATAA
- the rseP gene encoding RIP metalloprotease RseP — protein MTILYIIAAVLSFSALVIGHELGHFIAAKLNGVKVEEFSLGMGPKLFSIKGKETEYLIKAAPIGGYVKMLGEDGDIKDERAFSSKSPLQKLSIVIAGPMMNILMAIIFFAITSKNLGYIIPKVSEVVDKSPAMTAGIKVGDEITRFNNEKISSWNDFLLKMSKIDGEKINVTVNRENKELSFYLSPDKKDGRYMIGIAPSLIKPNTGMALKSGLDQTWDTTKQTFSFFKTLFKGKIKKDDVGGPITIMKVSVKTASRGIIYLIYFMALLSVQLAIFNIIPFPALDGGWIFILILQIITGKKFDDDKIGVLNYIGFIILISLMILVTLKDIISPIKL, from the coding sequence TTGACTATATTATATATAATAGCTGCCGTACTATCCTTTAGTGCGCTCGTAATAGGGCATGAATTGGGGCACTTTATTGCGGCTAAGTTAAATGGGGTTAAGGTTGAAGAATTTTCATTAGGCATGGGGCCTAAATTATTTAGTATAAAAGGAAAAGAAACAGAATATTTAATTAAAGCCGCACCTATCGGTGGATATGTTAAAATGTTAGGTGAGGATGGAGATATAAAAGATGAAAGGGCATTTTCTAGTAAAAGTCCTTTACAAAAATTAAGTATAGTAATAGCAGGTCCAATGATGAACATACTTATGGCTATAATTTTCTTTGCTATTACAAGCAAAAATTTAGGATATATAATACCTAAAGTATCAGAGGTTGTAGATAAATCGCCGGCTATGACTGCTGGGATAAAGGTTGGGGATGAAATAACTAGATTCAATAACGAAAAAATATCTTCATGGAATGACTTTTTACTTAAAATGTCTAAAATAGATGGAGAAAAAATAAATGTAACTGTAAATAGAGAAAATAAAGAACTTAGTTTCTATTTATCTCCAGATAAAAAAGACGGAAGATACATGATAGGAATAGCACCATCCTTAATTAAACCTAATACAGGTATGGCTCTTAAAAGTGGCTTAGACCAAACATGGGATACGACAAAACAAACATTTTCTTTCTTTAAAACTCTATTTAAAGGTAAAATTAAAAAAGATGATGTAGGTGGACCTATTACTATAATGAAAGTGTCAGTTAAAACTGCCTCTAGAGGAATAATTTATTTAATATACTTTATGGCTTTACTAAGTGTGCAACTTGCTATATTTAATATTATACCTTTTCCAGCCTTAGATGGGGGATGGATATTTATTTTAATTTTACAGATAATAACTGGCAAAAAGTTCGATGATGATAAAATAGGGGTATTAAATTATATAGGATTTATTATACTAATATCCTTAATGATATTAGTTACTTTAAAAGATATTATAAGTCCTATAAAACTTTAG
- a CDS encoding 1-deoxy-D-xylulose-5-phosphate reductoisomerase produces the protein MRNISILGGTGSIGTQALDIIRKESEKFKLIAISANNNVNKVIEIIDEFNPKYIAMMDEYAAKKIEEYCRINYKKTQTLKGMEGLIATSTLPEVDMVLTSVVGMIGLKPTIEAIRHKKDIALANKETLVVAGDLVMGEAKKYNVKILPVDSEHGAIFQCLQGHKKEDIDKILLTGSGGPFKGRKAEELQEVLPEEALKHPKWNMGRKISIDSATLMNKGLEVIEAHYLFDIDYENIKVIIHPESIIHSMVQYKDGTVISQMSCTDMKLPIQYAMNYPNRGKRLISKLDLFKIKSLNFSEPDMETFKCLKLAFKAGKMKGNMPVILNAANEVAVQLFLEHKIKFLDIGNLVEDSMNYFEYKKNLSIEEIIETDLNVRKYIKNKFN, from the coding sequence TTGAGGAACATAAGTATTTTAGGGGGAACGGGATCTATAGGAACTCAAGCCTTGGATATTATAAGAAAAGAAAGTGAAAAATTTAAGTTGATTGCTATAAGTGCTAACAACAATGTTAATAAAGTTATAGAAATTATAGATGAATTTAATCCTAAATATATAGCTATGATGGATGAATATGCAGCTAAAAAGATAGAAGAATACTGTAGAATAAATTATAAAAAAACACAAACACTAAAAGGAATGGAGGGATTAATTGCCACATCAACCCTTCCAGAAGTGGATATGGTTTTAACTTCTGTAGTTGGAATGATAGGTTTAAAACCTACAATAGAAGCTATAAGGCATAAGAAAGATATAGCTTTAGCCAATAAGGAGACATTAGTTGTAGCAGGCGATTTAGTAATGGGAGAGGCAAAAAAGTATAATGTTAAGATTTTACCAGTAGATTCTGAACATGGGGCTATTTTTCAATGCCTCCAAGGACATAAAAAGGAAGATATAGATAAGATATTACTTACAGGGTCTGGAGGTCCTTTTAAAGGAAGAAAAGCTGAAGAACTTCAAGAGGTATTACCAGAAGAGGCATTAAAACATCCTAAATGGAATATGGGTAGAAAGATAAGTATAGATTCTGCTACTTTAATGAACAAGGGTTTAGAAGTTATTGAAGCACACTATTTATTTGATATAGATTATGAGAATATAAAAGTGATAATTCATCCCGAAAGCATTATACACTCTATGGTACAATATAAAGATGGAACTGTAATATCTCAAATGTCATGTACTGATATGAAACTTCCAATTCAGTATGCCATGAATTATCCAAATAGAGGAAAGAGGTTAATTTCTAAATTAGACTTATTCAAAATAAAAAGTCTAAATTTTTCAGAACCAGATATGGAAACCTTTAAATGTTTAAAACTTGCATTTAAAGCAGGAAAAATGAAGGGAAATATGCCTGTGATTTTAAATGCAGCTAATGAAGTAGCAGTACAATTATTTTTAGAACATAAAATAAAATTTCTAGATATAGGTAACTTAGTAGAGGATTCTATGAATTATTTTGAGTATAAAAAAAATCTTTCTATAGAAGAAATAATAGAAACAGATTTAAATGTTAGGAAGTACATAAAAAATAAATTTAATTAG
- a CDS encoding AI-2E family transporter — protein MLNSYKKLLVSIFLFFLLCIIFRLLGRYFQPLFIMIFLIILIKPIYRFLCKVRFLNHKLKVIISLLIVNIFFLGILLRIGNILIRNYNILIEGFYYIIGIYKNICKNILSKNNNLNLIFHMLKPNKINFLNGNIIKHGAESTTSFLFSYFISNIMTYFILADKEKILDFSKHVFPEKVIATIYKSLKTLSFILIIEIKLMIICTFITTIGFYMLGLNNFFSMGILCGILDILPYVGTIFIFLPIILYGIIIKDYLRVIGFICLYLLILILRQILETKYLSKSFQIHPLATIISVYIFIKFTGIIGFFLGPMYIIIIKEIINLGDQ, from the coding sequence TTGCTAAATTCATATAAGAAGTTACTTGTTTCAATCTTTTTATTTTTTTTACTATGTATTATATTTAGATTACTAGGTAGGTATTTTCAACCTTTATTTATTATGATATTTTTAATAATATTAATAAAACCTATATATAGATTTTTATGTAAGGTTAGGTTTTTAAATCATAAATTAAAAGTTATAATTAGCCTATTAATTGTAAATATATTTTTTTTAGGTATTTTATTAAGAATAGGTAATATCTTAATTAGAAATTATAACATTTTAATAGAGGGATTTTATTATATTATAGGAATATATAAAAATATTTGTAAAAATATTTTAAGTAAGAATAATAATTTAAATTTAATTTTTCATATGTTAAAACCTAATAAGATTAATTTTCTAAATGGTAATATTATAAAGCATGGAGCAGAAAGTACTACAAGTTTCTTATTTTCTTATTTTATAAGTAATATAATGACTTATTTTATTTTAGCAGATAAGGAAAAAATATTAGATTTTTCAAAACATGTTTTTCCTGAGAAAGTGATAGCTACAATATATAAAAGTTTAAAAACTTTGAGTTTTATACTTATAATAGAAATTAAACTAATGATAATCTGTACATTCATTACCACCATAGGTTTTTATATGTTAGGATTAAATAACTTCTTTTCAATGGGTATTTTATGTGGTATTTTAGATATTTTACCTTATGTAGGAACTATATTTATATTTTTACCTATTATACTGTACGGTATTATTATTAAAGATTACCTAAGAGTTATAGGATTTATATGCTTATATCTTTTAATTTTAATATTAAGACAAATATTGGAGACCAAATATCTTAGTAAAAGTTTTCAAATACATCCATTAGCTACGATAATTTCAGTATATATTTTTATAAAGTTCACTGGAATAATTGGTTTTTTCTTAGGACCTATGTATATAATTATTATAAAAGAAATAATAAATTTAGGTGATCAATAA